The genomic interval ATACTATTTATATAGACAATTTACCACTTTCATTATCTTAATATATCTACTACCCTTTGAGTGGGTCATATGTAGATACGAATCGATCAATTATTATCTTTGAAATTGATGGAGACTAAAGAATCTCATTAACCaattaataatttgtaaatTATACACGAAACTTTAGCTCTAATTTTATTCCCCATCATATAACATGGAATACTAtaagaaaacataaaaatattaatgaaaatttatcCACGGATAATTGAGAGTAAATTATCAATTATGCATGTGCATATTAAAAACAAAGAACgctttttttacataaatcagttgtatttaattaaagttttttttccaaaaagaaCATAGTAAGAATCTATATGCTTTacaaaaagataatttttgaagccttatatatttattttatacctTGAGTGaaataaaaagagagaaatattaaaaaaaaaattaaatataatagtagTTAGAAAAATACAAACACTGATTCTGCAAGATAAAAATGAAACTCCCAAGACTTAAGACATTGGGGTGGGGTCAGAACCAAAACATGTCTGCAAGACATGGACCCAATTTCCACGTTCACACACATACTATTCTATaggaataataaaataatcacatatacaTAGGCCTTTATTATATTCCTTCTTCTTCATTCAATATCCTTCATATTCCTATTACTGGTTTAgtacagaaaaagaaaaagaagccaCATAAACAACTTCTCAAGCAGATCTTATTATAAACATGATATCCCATTCTCAATTCCTTGCTGTAATTCCAAGAATAATATTTGTTGTTGCAATACAAATAATTGTAGGAGTAAATTCTTTTTCTGAATTTGATAAGATAAAAAGTTTACCTGAACAACCAGAAGTAGAATTCAAACAATATGCTGGTTACATTACGGTTGATGAAGTGCAGCAAAGAGCTTTATATTACTACTTTGTTGAAGCAGAAGTTGATCCAGCTTCAAAGCCGGTAGTTCTTTGGTTGAACGGAGGTATGTATCTTATTAGCTATGAAATGAAATAGACGAACGCATACATCAAATATGACACTatcacaaaatactaaaaataaaagtgattaaatgtaaatatatatgatgTGTTATATTGATGTCACACATTAGACTTGTATTCAAGCTAAAGTATCGGTGTTATGTAggctattaatttatataaaatgttaaTAAGTGTTCTAAAGGCACCTTTAATTAATctaaatatagaaataaaatattaaatttatattgaaatttgtgtatttaactttttaaaaatttaaattttattttaattttattcaagGTAAAATttctagtttttgttttttaacaaGTGTCTTTAAGGCACTCGTTACAAGACCTTAAACTTATTATGCCTATggtaaaactttttatatttttggaatgaatgaaatattcaaattaagtgaaagaagtaaaaaatattttcttggttttgaAGGGCCTGGTTGTTCTTCTATTGGAGTTGGAGCTTTTGTGGAGCATGGTCCTTTCAAACCAGCTAAAAAAGGTCTCATGAAGAATGATTACAGTTGGAACAAAGGTTAGTGGTACGAGTTCACTCGacaaagtttaaatatatttgagaCAATTGTATAATGATCATTAgtgtcattttaattaataataatttttccatacccaaatttaaaaaaaataaacctttTGTGCTTACTCAAAATGACTTTTTCATTTCCAACTTGTTGCAGAGGCAAACATGTTATACTTGGAATCACCTGCTGGTGTTGGTTTCTCCTATTCTGTAAATGAATCATTCTATGACTTAGTGAATGATGAAATGACAGGTTTTTCCACTTCTTTTTATGCAAAACAGCATGTGAATATTATCATAACAATCATGGTTTAATTGTTAAGAAGTTTATTGAATTGATCAACAATCAACCATCTTATTAATGTTCCCCAAACATGTTTTTACACGAGGAAAACTTTATTCTTTTATGTTGTTGTTTGGTTGTATATATAAATGCCAAAATTAATTAGCATCCAAACCTTGAATTAAATAGAAgtgataaaaaacaaaatattagattGTTTCacttaaaatacaattttaacgaAATCAACTTAATTCATAAACTCACCAAAACACACACTTTTACTTTGTTGTTGACTTTAGTTTATGATATCATATTTTTCAACGTCTAATACTGGCTCTATATTTTATAGCAAGAGATAATCTTATCTTTCTACAACATTGGTTCACTAAATTCTCCGAGTACAAAAACAATGATTTCTTTCTCACAGGAGAGAGCTACGCAGGTAATATCTATGTGTTATATGAATAGCATTTTCCTTTTGGAGCTTGTGTTGAGTAATGCATGACTGTGTTCAGGTCACTATGTGCCTCAACTTGCACAACTCATTATTCAAACTAAAACCAAGTTCAATCTCAAGGGAATAGCGGTGAGTACACACAATGAGATATTTTTCATAAGTAACCAATATTTTGGTGCTTAAACGTGTGAAGCGCATTTAACATAACATAGTATATGGATGTAACAACTCGTTAGTTTAGTCCTCAAATATATGTTACGTTAGAGTTTGGTCCACAAAATTACTATTAGAATATATACTTCAGAATGTTTTTTCTAATTTCAGTTTGTCAGGAACTATATTGACATCACTTCAAACATTTAGAGACATAAATAACTgtatacttgattttcaataatTATAGATTATGAAACATGTTGATCAATATGAATAACACCAACTTGTTACTATGTTGATATTTGCAGATAGGGAATCCTCTTATGGAGTTTAACACAGATTTCAACTCTAGAGCTGAGTATTTTTGGTCTCATGGATTAATATCTGACTCAACTTATGAAATCTTCACAAAATCATGTAACTATTCTCAAATAAGAAGACAATATCAAAGTGGCACACTTAGTTCAATTTGTGCAAGAGTAAATAGGCTAGTGTCAATGGAggttagtatatatatatatatatatatatttccatAAAAAGAATTGGTTAAgaggaaattttttattaattaatatgacACTAATAATCATTTCACAcctatttttaaaagaatttgaaCTTCGCCCCTTAAAGTTAC from Cicer arietinum cultivar CDC Frontier isolate Library 1 chromosome 5, Cicar.CDCFrontier_v2.0, whole genome shotgun sequence carries:
- the LOC101493808 gene encoding serine carboxypeptidase-like 45, whose protein sequence is MISHSQFLAVIPRIIFVVAIQIIVGVNSFSEFDKIKSLPEQPEVEFKQYAGYITVDEVQQRALYYYFVEAEVDPASKPVVLWLNGGPGCSSIGVGAFVEHGPFKPAKKGLMKNDYSWNKEANMLYLESPAGVGFSYSVNESFYDLVNDEMTARDNLIFLQHWFTKFSEYKNNDFFLTGESYAGHYVPQLAQLIIQTKTKFNLKGIAIGNPLMEFNTDFNSRAEYFWSHGLISDSTYEIFTKSCNYSQIRRQYQSGTLSSICARVNRLVSMEISRYIDLYDVTLDVCLPSEKQQAYVLTQLQEGEKIDVCVEDETYIYLNRKEVQKALHAKLVGITTWLTCSGVLKYNMKNLEIPTISVLGSLVKSGVRVLVYSGDQDSVIPLLGTRSLVNKLAKEFGLNTTESYRAWFKGRQVAGWTQVYGDLSFATIRGASHEAPFSQPERSLVLLKTFLKGKSLPVSSEM